The nucleotide sequence TGGCGAACTTCCAAATCGTTGCGGTGGAGGAAACTGCGGGACGTGTGTGTGTAAGATCGAGAAGGGCATTGAACATACAGATAAAATCAAACCGGTCGAGAAAAAAAAAGTAGGTGAAGAGCTGCTCGCTCAAGGCTACCGTCTTGGCTGCCAAACATTTGTAAACGGTGATGTTGAATTAAGCTGGGACAAGGAAATTACTAAAATGGTACAAAGAAGAAAAGTAGTTCCTGTACGAACACCTGTAACTTCACCTTAAAAAGGGAGGACATGCTTTATGCTCGTTTGTAGG is from Fictibacillus sp. b24 and encodes:
- a CDS encoding 2Fe-2S iron-sulfur cluster-binding protein, with translation MPTIHYLTSDKKFEVPENSNILRMSLRYDGELPNRCGGGNCGTCVCKIEKGIEHTDKIKPVEKKKVGEELLAQGYRLGCQTFVNGDVELSWDKEITKMVQRRKVVPVRTPVTSP